In Agrococcus jenensis, the genomic window CCTGCTCGAGCGGCAGGCCGGCGGCGATGGCCGCGGCGAGCGCACCCGCGTAGGCGTCGCCCGCGGCGGTCGTGTCGACCACCTCGACCGGGATCGACGGGTGGTCGGTCGCGCCCTCCGCCGTGATGAGCACGCTGCCCGCACCGCCCATCGTGATGAGCGCGGCACCCGCGCCCCGCTCGAGGAACCAGCGCCCCGCCGCGATCGCGCCCTCGCGCGAGTCGACCCGGATGCCGGTGAGCAGGCTCGCCTCCGACTCGTTCGGCTTCACGATGTCGACGAGCGGCCAGATGGCCGGATCGAGCGGCGCTGCCGGCGCGGGGTCGAGGATCACGGTCATCCCCGCCTCGCGCGCGAGCCGCGCTGCCGCGAGGGTGATGGCGAAGGGCGTCTCGAGCTGGGTGAGCAGCACGCGCGCGCTGCCTGCGAGGGCCGAGAATGCGTGCTCGAGCTGCGCTGCGTCGAGCGAGGCGTTCGCCTGCGGCACCACGACGATGTCGTTGTCGCCGTCGTCGGCGACGCGGATGTGCGCGATGCCGGTCTGGCCAGGCACGGTGCGGACGTGCTGGAGGTCGACACCGGCGGTGCCGAGGCTCTCGGTGACGAGCCGGCCGAACACGTCGTCGCCGACGCATCCGACCATGTGCGCCGTCGCGCCGGCCCGTGCCACGGCGACCGCCTGGTTGGCGCCCTTGCCGCCGAGCTGCAGCTCGAACGCGTCGCCGGTGATGGTCTCGCCGCGCTCGGGCACGCGGGCCGAGAAGGTCGTCAGGTCGACGTTGATCGAGCCGACGATGAGGACGCCGCTGGTCTCAGGCATGGCTCGAGGCTAGCGGCAGCCGCCGCCCCGACCGGCGCGAGAGTCGCGCGGGACGGCTCCCACAGCGCACAATGTCTACGGTTGACAGAAGGAGGGCGCGATG contains:
- a CDS encoding ribokinase is translated as MPETSGVLIVGSINVDLTTFSARVPERGETITGDAFELQLGGKGANQAVAVARAGATAHMVGCVGDDVFGRLVTESLGTAGVDLQHVRTVPGQTGIAHIRVADDGDNDIVVVPQANASLDAAQLEHAFSALAGSARVLLTQLETPFAITLAAARLAREAGMTVILDPAPAAPLDPAIWPLVDIVKPNESEASLLTGIRVDSREGAIAAGRWFLERGAGAALITMGGAGSVLITAEGATDHPSIPVEVVDTTAAGDAYAGALAAAIAAGLPLEQAIRRAAAAGAIAVTRRGSSSSVPTAAEVDALLG